A window of Psychroflexus sp. ALD_RP9 contains these coding sequences:
- a CDS encoding Smr/MutS family protein, protein MIRLGDQVEVLDDTITGKVVQLSSEFVTIEDQDGFRFEVSKTEVVPIKPLDIQINADDVRDKIKTDLNLGKTKSSQKSVRDVPIIEIDLHIHELVNNVKNMSNFDMLNLQLDTARHRLEQAIKSRHKRLVFIHGVGEGVLKQELETLFRRYDHIDFYDADFKTYGYGATEVYIYQS, encoded by the coding sequence ATGATTAGGCTAGGTGACCAAGTTGAAGTTTTAGATGATACCATCACCGGTAAAGTTGTTCAATTAAGCAGTGAATTTGTAACCATTGAAGACCAAGATGGTTTTCGCTTTGAGGTCTCTAAAACTGAAGTTGTACCTATTAAACCACTTGATATTCAGATTAATGCTGATGATGTTCGCGATAAAATAAAAACAGATTTAAACCTCGGAAAAACCAAATCTTCTCAAAAATCTGTACGAGATGTTCCTATTATAGAAATAGATTTACACATTCATGAGTTGGTTAATAACGTTAAAAATATGTCTAACTTCGATATGTTAAATTTACAGTTAGATACCGCAAGACATCGTCTAGAGCAAGCCATTAAATCTCGCCATAAACGACTAGTATTTATTCACGGTGTTGGCGAAGGTGTACTAAAACAAGAATTAGAGACCTTGTTTAGACGTTATGATCATATTGATTTTTATGATGCCGATTTTAAAACTTATGGTTATGGAGCAACAGAGGTTTACATTTATCAAAGTTAA
- a CDS encoding cysteine desulfurase family protein, with amino-acid sequence MRKVYLDHAATTPMRPEAISVMVDLMNNNFGNPSSTHAIGRKAKALIESSRKKMAKLLEVKSKEIVFTSGGTEADNLVIIGAVKDLGVKRIITSKIEHHAVLNCVEHLANSSSVEVLYVNLTKNGLINYTHLEHLLAESDKPTLVSLMHINNEVGHINDLKQISEICQKYKALFHSDTVQSIGFYPLDLKHIPIDFLTASAHKFNGPKGIGFAIIKEQHNLNPLIFGGSQERGRRAGTENVYSVGATEKALTLAYENMTREREHVKTLKTYCITKLEATFPDVRFNGASSDFNLSSHKILNFTIPLPKFESDMLILQLDLHGIACSKGSACQSGAQEGSFVLNEIYGGEQHGLRLSFSSTNSIVDIDYFVDKLKQILLD; translated from the coding sequence ATGCGCAAAGTATATCTTGATCACGCTGCAACAACACCAATGCGACCAGAAGCTATTAGTGTGATGGTTGATTTAATGAATAATAATTTTGGTAATCCATCATCAACACATGCAATTGGTAGAAAAGCTAAGGCTTTAATAGAGTCGAGCCGGAAAAAAATGGCTAAACTTTTAGAAGTTAAATCTAAAGAAATTGTATTTACTTCTGGAGGAACTGAAGCAGATAATTTGGTGATTATAGGTGCTGTGAAAGACTTAGGTGTTAAACGAATTATTACTTCTAAAATTGAACACCATGCCGTATTAAATTGTGTAGAACATCTTGCAAACTCGTCTTCGGTTGAAGTTTTATACGTTAATTTGACTAAAAATGGTTTAATTAATTACACACATTTAGAACACTTATTAGCTGAAAGTGATAAGCCAACTCTAGTTTCTCTGATGCATATTAATAATGAAGTTGGCCACATAAATGATTTAAAACAAATTAGTGAAATCTGCCAAAAATATAAGGCTTTATTTCACAGTGACACCGTTCAAAGTATTGGATTTTATCCATTAGATTTAAAGCATATTCCAATTGATTTTTTAACAGCAAGCGCACATAAATTTAATGGCCCTAAAGGAATTGGTTTTGCAATAATTAAAGAGCAACACAATTTAAATCCGCTTATTTTTGGTGGCTCTCAAGAACGTGGTCGTCGTGCTGGTACTGAAAATGTTTACAGTGTTGGTGCAACCGAAAAAGCACTTACCTTAGCTTACGAAAACATGACTCGTGAGCGCGAACACGTAAAAACACTTAAAACATATTGTATAACTAAACTGGAAGCTACTTTTCCAGATGTTCGATTTAATGGTGCATCAAGTGACTTTAATTTAAGTTCGCATAAAATTTTAAACTTTACAATACCGTTACCTAAATTTGAGTCTGATATGCTTATCCTTCAACTTGATTTGCATGGCATTGCTTGTTCTAAAGGTAGTGCTTGCCAAAGTGGTGCACAAGAAGGTTCATTTGTGTTAAATGAAATTTATGGTGGCGAGCAGCATGGTTTACGTTTGTCCTTTTCATCTACCAATTCAATTGTTGATATTGACTATTTTGTGGACAAGTTGAAGCAAATCCTTTTAGATTAA
- a CDS encoding CD225/dispanin family protein encodes METSKPKHPQNHLAMAIISALLCCQPAGIVSIVYAAQVNSKYASGDYEGAERASQNAKTWWIVSLVLALVVWVGFILIYGLGAILAIASGDL; translated from the coding sequence ATGGAAACAAGCAAACCTAAGCATCCACAAAATCACTTAGCAATGGCTATTATCTCAGCATTGCTTTGTTGCCAACCAGCTGGCATTGTTAGCATTGTTTATGCTGCTCAAGTGAACTCTAAATATGCCTCTGGAGATTACGAAGGTGCTGAACGTGCTTCTCAAAATGCCAAAACTTGGTGGATTGTCTCATTAGTATTAGCCTTAGTGGTTTGGGTAGGTTTTATACTTATTTACGGTTTAGGTGCTATTCTAGCAATAGCATCTGGCGATTTATAA
- a CDS encoding DUF2752 domain-containing protein: MTKKSKAILYSGLAVILILLLSLYLNFSPKEFKFFPKCMFHSLTGLHCPGCGSQRAVHAILNGQIIEGLKYNLLIILAIFVLSYQIVQQIIVYFYPEKNNNILYKSATPWVIFIIIILFWILRNIPFAPFTFLAP, translated from the coding sequence ATGACCAAAAAAAGTAAAGCCATATTATATTCAGGCTTAGCCGTTATTTTAATTTTACTGCTAAGCCTTTATCTAAATTTCAGCCCTAAAGAATTTAAGTTTTTTCCGAAATGTATGTTTCATAGCTTAACAGGATTACATTGTCCTGGTTGTGGAAGTCAACGCGCTGTACACGCAATTCTAAATGGCCAAATTATAGAAGGCTTAAAGTACAACTTACTCATTATACTGGCCATTTTTGTGTTATCTTATCAAATTGTACAACAAATTATCGTTTATTTTTATCCAGAGAAAAACAATAACATACTTTATAAATCGGCAACGCCTTGGGTGATTTTTATAATCATTATTTTATTCTGGATTTTACGAAACATTCCATTTGCACCATTTACATTTTTAGCACCTTAA
- the cysM gene encoding cysteine synthase CysM — MNKSIIDLVGNTPLVEAKTLIKNPKVKLLFKLEGHNPGGSVKDRAAFNMINEALKRGEIITNSRLIEPTSGNTGIALAMIASVFGLNLELVMPENATEERVKTMRAYGAKVTLTSAEEGIIGSRDYVESKMKSGDYYSFNQFANDDNWKAHYKTTGPEIWKATEHKVTHFVSSMGTTGTIMGTSTFLKEQNPSIKIIGVQPEDGAKIPGIRKWPKAYLPKIFNSNKVDQVIEVNEKEATDMARYLAAHEGIFSGMSSGGAATAAVKLCEQLDEGVVVSIVCDRGDRYLSSPLFKY, encoded by the coding sequence ATGAATAAAAGTATAATTGATTTAGTAGGAAATACGCCACTAGTTGAAGCTAAAACATTAATTAAAAATCCTAAGGTTAAACTCTTATTTAAGCTGGAAGGTCATAACCCTGGCGGAAGTGTAAAAGATCGTGCAGCATTTAATATGATTAATGAGGCTTTAAAACGAGGTGAGATTATCACAAATTCACGTTTAATTGAGCCTACCAGTGGCAACACCGGCATTGCCTTAGCTATGATCGCAAGTGTTTTCGGTTTAAATTTAGAGTTGGTCATGCCTGAAAATGCCACCGAAGAACGCGTCAAAACCATGCGTGCTTATGGTGCAAAAGTAACTTTAACAAGTGCTGAAGAAGGTATTATCGGCTCACGAGATTATGTTGAAAGTAAGATGAAATCTGGAGATTATTACAGTTTTAACCAATTTGCTAATGATGATAATTGGAAGGCACATTACAAAACAACAGGTCCAGAAATATGGAAAGCTACAGAACATAAAGTCACGCATTTTGTTTCTTCTATGGGAACAACGGGCACCATTATGGGAACATCAACCTTTTTAAAAGAGCAAAATCCTTCTATTAAAATTATTGGAGTTCAACCTGAAGATGGTGCTAAAATTCCTGGAATTAGAAAATGGCCTAAAGCATATTTACCTAAAATTTTCAATTCAAATAAAGTTGATCAAGTTATTGAAGTTAACGAAAAAGAGGCAACCGATATGGCTAGATACTTAGCAGCTCATGAGGGAATTTTTTCTGGAATGAGTAGTGGTGGCGCTGCAACTGCAGCTGTAAAATTATGTGAGCAGCTCGACGAAGGTGTTGTGGTAAGTATTGTTTGCGATCGCGGTGACCGCTATCTATCTTCACCTTTATTTAAATATTAA
- a CDS encoding M23 family metallopeptidase — protein MKNLLKIAVLLCCSYWCFPQQISKPIPENYFKSPLEIPLLLSGTFGELRSNHFHAGLDLKTKGVTGLKVKASADGYISRIKIQRFGYGMALYIKHPNGYQTVYAHLSAYAEKIHDYVLKEQYKRESFEIELFPKPGNLPVKQGEVIGYSGNSGSSGGPHLHFEIRDENSRPMNPFLFGFKSVKDTKPPRIRGLYAYSLSEEAHINGQQSRQKIKLTKISQNTYKAEEITAFGKIALGVDTYDQFDLSYNKNGIYAVEVFENGHQKFKTYFNRFSFSETRYINRLIDYSYYKSDRKRIMKLYKPDELQLDLVESIDRNGIIHLDKDSLNLNIKVVIKDFNNNTKQIHIPLKSNPIKLPSKKDSVTPYYAQVDYPSMFENGKIDVFIPKNALYEDTYLDIKFKANAVKVHDYKTPLHKSISIGFDVSEFSEKDKQQLYIAKTYPWGKFYYSNTKKTNNRFVTYTKEFGDYELKIDKTPPTIKPINFRDGKWMSNYRYLKLKIDDDETGIDSYYATVNGKFILMSYDYKTKILTHDFNDDAIKETRNKLKVVVTDNVGNTSIFEANFNRK, from the coding sequence ATGAAAAACCTCCTTAAAATTGCAGTCTTGTTATGTTGCAGTTATTGGTGTTTTCCCCAGCAAATTTCAAAACCAATTCCTGAAAACTATTTTAAGTCACCGCTAGAAATACCACTTTTACTTTCTGGCACATTTGGTGAACTTAGGTCTAATCATTTTCATGCTGGCCTTGACCTTAAAACTAAAGGTGTTACTGGCTTAAAAGTTAAAGCATCAGCTGATGGATATATAAGTCGAATAAAAATACAACGGTTTGGCTATGGTATGGCACTATACATTAAGCATCCCAACGGCTACCAAACGGTTTATGCTCATTTAAGTGCCTATGCAGAAAAAATTCATGACTATGTTTTAAAAGAGCAATATAAGCGTGAGTCTTTTGAAATAGAATTGTTTCCAAAACCAGGTAATTTACCAGTAAAACAAGGTGAAGTTATTGGCTATAGCGGTAATTCAGGATCTAGCGGCGGACCTCATTTACATTTTGAAATTAGAGATGAAAATTCCAGACCAATGAATCCGTTTTTATTTGGTTTCAAAAGTGTAAAAGACACTAAACCACCTAGAATTAGAGGATTATATGCTTATAGTTTAAGTGAAGAAGCTCATATCAACGGACAACAAAGTCGACAAAAAATTAAATTAACTAAAATTAGTCAAAACACTTATAAAGCTGAAGAAATTACAGCTTTTGGTAAAATTGCTTTGGGTGTTGATACTTACGATCAGTTTGATTTAAGCTATAACAAAAATGGTATTTACGCTGTTGAAGTTTTTGAAAATGGCCATCAAAAATTTAAAACCTATTTTAACCGATTTTCATTTTCAGAAACAAGATATATCAATCGGTTAATCGATTATAGTTATTACAAGTCAGACCGAAAACGTATAATGAAGTTATATAAACCCGATGAACTTCAACTTGACTTAGTAGAATCAATAGATCGAAATGGCATTATTCATCTTGATAAAGATAGCCTTAACCTTAACATCAAAGTTGTGATTAAAGACTTTAATAACAACACAAAACAAATACATATTCCTTTGAAGAGTAATCCCATTAAATTGCCTTCAAAAAAAGATTCTGTTACGCCGTATTATGCACAAGTTGACTATCCTTCGATGTTTGAGAATGGTAAAATTGATGTCTTTATTCCGAAAAATGCACTTTACGAAGACACCTATTTAGACATTAAATTTAAAGCAAATGCTGTAAAAGTTCATGATTATAAAACACCACTACATAAAAGTATTAGTATAGGTTTTGATGTTTCAGAGTTTTCAGAAAAAGATAAGCAACAATTATACATTGCTAAAACTTATCCATGGGGAAAGTTTTATTATTCAAATACTAAGAAAACTAACAATAGATTTGTGACTTACACTAAAGAATTTGGAGATTACGAGCTAAAAATTGATAAAACACCACCAACAATAAAACCCATTAATTTTAGAGACGGCAAATGGATGTCTAATTATCGGTATTTAAAACTAAAAATTGATGATGATGAAACTGGAATTGATAGTTATTATGCTACGGTAAATGGTAAATTCATTTTAATGTCTTATGATTACAAGACAAAAATACTTACACACGACTTTAATGATGATGCCATTAAAGAAACCCGAAATAAACTAAAAGTAGTTGTGACTGATAATGTTGGAAATACTTCTATATTTGAAGCAAATTTTAATCGAAAATAA
- a CDS encoding TrmH family RNA methyltransferase yields MIESLQNQNIKKIQRLQKKTKRRKDDQLIVVEGVREIKIALQNKYQFTEVYVCNTIYDHQLELKGVKIINVSEQVYQKIAYRSTTEGIIGLAKPKQHHLLNLKFKNQKPLILIAEAPEKPGNIGALLRTADAANLDAVIIANPKTDLYNPNIIRSSLGTVFSKQIGIGSTHEIINFLREKKISIYAATLQNSNIYTKEDFTKASAIVVGTESKGLSELWRNAAKQNINIPMQGSIDSMNVSVSAAIIIFEAKRQRDLK; encoded by the coding sequence ATGATTGAAAGTTTACAAAACCAAAATATTAAGAAAATTCAACGCTTACAAAAAAAAACTAAGCGTCGAAAAGATGATCAATTAATTGTTGTTGAAGGTGTCCGTGAAATTAAAATTGCTTTACAAAACAAATATCAATTTACTGAAGTTTATGTTTGTAATACTATTTATGATCATCAACTTGAACTAAAAGGCGTCAAAATAATTAATGTATCTGAGCAGGTTTATCAAAAAATCGCTTATAGAAGTACAACTGAAGGTATAATAGGCCTAGCAAAACCCAAACAACATCACCTATTAAATCTCAAATTTAAAAACCAAAAACCTTTAATTCTTATTGCAGAAGCACCAGAAAAGCCAGGAAATATTGGTGCACTACTAAGAACTGCCGATGCTGCAAATTTAGATGCAGTAATTATTGCTAACCCAAAAACCGATTTGTATAATCCTAATATTATTAGGTCAAGCTTAGGAACCGTGTTTTCAAAGCAAATCGGTATTGGCTCAACCCATGAAATAATTAATTTTTTAAGAGAAAAAAAGATTTCAATTTATGCAGCAACACTTCAAAATTCAAACATTTACACAAAAGAAGATTTTACAAAGGCTTCAGCAATTGTAGTTGGCACTGAATCTAAAGGACTATCAGAACTTTGGCGAAATGCTGCAAAACAAAATATAAACATCCCTATGCAAGGTAGCATCGATTCTATGAATGTTTCAGTATCGGCTGCCATAATAATTTTTGAAGCCAAGCGACAACGCGATTTAAAATAA
- a CDS encoding TonB-dependent receptor: protein MKSYFFLTLTLITWFCVSQTARINGLVFNENQDPLEAVNVSYGNSGTTTNTNGFYNLTVPANQTITIKVSYIGYQPITAKLNLKPNTVKELNFVLKTKVEQISEVIITNEPRSRIEGITILAPETVRRIPGANPGVENILMTLPGVNSNNELSTQYAVRGGNYDENLVYVNGIQVYRPFLVRSGQQEGLSFVNTDLVRDVNFSAGGFQAKYGDKLSSVLDIEYRRPVDFGGSFEASFLGGSASVEAVSKNQKLTGILGIRYRDNSLFVNAKQTDADFKPRFFDTQTYLTYQFNNKLELSFLGNIAINTYDYIPFTRQTNFGTIQDPKALLIFYEGQEQDQYETYFGALSANYEINENFTTKTTASVYHTKEQEFFDIVANYRIGEVNSGFGDEDFGEVEFTEGAGAQYTHARNKLDALIANFKHEGKVDINDHKFEYGANFVHEDIRDQLQEYEMIDSAGFFVRPIQPNFENDQPYNPYEEPIEPYFSIRAKNSTTINRISAYLQWSHKFKINNAKAWVNAGVRTQVWNVSGDQINANTQQVFSPRAQFSIKPKWKKDMLFRLSGGFYHQPPMYRALRDSTGQVIPEVEAQESVHIVLGNDYSFKLWDRPFKLVSEAYYKKLSNVNPYTIENVRIRYRARNDVEAYAYGLDLRLNGEFVPGTESWFSFGYLKTEERQIGRSNFISRPTDQRLKFAALFQDYVPNIPKLKLYLNLVYNTGLPGGSPRFADPYEYQTRLPDYQRVDIGFFYALKEPEDKLKPKHWLAKFESIDIGFEIFNMFDRLNSITNTFVRDATTRNQFAIPNFLSPRVFNLKLRTRF, encoded by the coding sequence TTGAAATCCTATTTTTTCCTCACCTTAACCCTAATAACTTGGTTTTGTGTCTCTCAAACAGCACGTATCAATGGCTTAGTTTTTAATGAAAATCAAGACCCACTCGAGGCTGTAAATGTAAGTTATGGTAATAGCGGCACAACAACTAATACGAATGGTTTTTATAATTTAACTGTTCCGGCTAATCAAACCATAACAATAAAAGTTTCTTATATCGGTTATCAACCCATTACAGCCAAGTTAAATTTAAAACCAAATACGGTCAAAGAACTAAACTTTGTATTAAAAACTAAAGTAGAGCAAATTAGTGAAGTTATAATTACCAATGAACCACGTTCAAGAATTGAAGGCATCACTATCTTAGCTCCCGAAACCGTTAGAAGAATTCCTGGTGCCAATCCTGGTGTTGAAAATATTTTAATGACTTTGCCTGGCGTAAACTCTAACAACGAATTAAGTACACAATACGCCGTTCGCGGTGGTAATTACGATGAAAATTTAGTTTACGTTAATGGCATTCAAGTCTATCGCCCATTTTTAGTAAGAAGCGGCCAGCAAGAAGGCTTAAGTTTTGTAAATACGGATTTAGTTAGAGATGTTAATTTTTCTGCTGGCGGATTTCAAGCCAAGTATGGTGACAAATTATCATCAGTTTTAGATATCGAATACCGAAGACCTGTAGATTTCGGCGGAAGCTTTGAAGCTAGTTTCTTAGGTGGTAGCGCTTCTGTTGAAGCCGTGTCAAAAAATCAAAAATTAACAGGTATTTTAGGTATAAGATATCGCGACAATAGTCTATTTGTAAATGCTAAACAAACCGACGCCGATTTTAAACCTCGGTTTTTTGACACACAAACTTATCTTACCTATCAATTTAATAATAAATTAGAGCTAAGCTTTTTAGGCAATATAGCAATTAATACCTATGATTACATTCCTTTTACTCGCCAAACAAATTTTGGAACCATCCAAGACCCAAAAGCACTTTTAATTTTTTACGAAGGCCAAGAACAAGACCAATATGAAACTTACTTTGGTGCCTTATCTGCTAACTATGAAATTAATGAAAACTTTACAACAAAAACAACAGCTTCTGTTTATCACACTAAAGAGCAAGAATTTTTTGACATCGTAGCCAATTATAGGATAGGTGAAGTTAATTCAGGTTTTGGTGATGAAGATTTTGGTGAGGTAGAATTTACTGAAGGCGCTGGTGCTCAATACACGCATGCTCGAAACAAACTCGATGCCTTAATTGCAAATTTTAAACACGAAGGTAAAGTTGATATTAACGACCATAAATTTGAATATGGCGCTAACTTTGTTCATGAAGATATTCGGGATCAATTGCAAGAATATGAAATGATTGATTCTGCTGGTTTTTTTGTAAGACCAATACAACCCAACTTCGAAAACGATCAACCCTACAACCCTTACGAAGAACCTATTGAACCCTATTTTAGTATCAGAGCAAAAAATAGTACAACAATCAACCGTATTTCGGCTTATCTGCAGTGGAGTCATAAATTTAAAATCAATAATGCCAAAGCTTGGGTAAATGCTGGCGTTAGAACACAAGTATGGAATGTGAGTGGCGACCAAATTAACGCAAACACACAGCAAGTTTTTAGCCCTAGAGCGCAGTTTTCAATCAAACCAAAGTGGAAAAAAGATATGTTGTTTAGACTATCTGGTGGCTTTTATCATCAACCGCCAATGTATCGCGCTTTAAGAGACTCTACTGGTCAAGTTATACCAGAAGTTGAAGCCCAAGAATCGGTACATATAGTATTAGGAAACGATTATAGTTTTAAACTTTGGGACAGACCGTTTAAGTTAGTTTCAGAGGCTTATTACAAAAAGCTATCAAATGTTAACCCTTACACAATTGAAAATGTTAGAATTCGCTATCGTGCTAGAAATGATGTTGAAGCTTATGCATACGGCCTAGATCTCCGCTTAAATGGAGAGTTTGTGCCTGGTACCGAAAGTTGGTTTAGCTTTGGCTACTTAAAAACCGAAGAACGGCAAATTGGACGGAGTAACTTTATTTCTCGACCAACTGATCAACGCCTAAAGTTTGCTGCATTGTTTCAAGACTATGTACCTAACATACCTAAATTAAAACTTTATTTAAATTTAGTTTACAACACAGGTTTGCCAGGTGGCTCACCTCGATTTGCTGATCCGTACGAGTATCAAACAAGACTACCAGATTATCAAAGGGTTGATATCGGCTTTTTTTATGCTTTAAAAGAGCCTGAAGACAAACTGAAACCAAAGCATTGGTTAGCGAAATTTGAAAGTATTGATATAGGTTTCGAGATTTTTAACATGTTTGACCGCCTAAATTCTATTACAAATACCTTTGTACGTGACGCCACTACAAGAAATCAATTTGCGATTCCTAATTTTTTGAGTCCGCGTGTATTCAATTTAAAATTAAGAACAAGGTTTTAA
- a CDS encoding aminoacyl-histidine dipeptidase, which translates to MQTPLHNLEPKPIWKNFEAINAIPRASKKEEKIIQFMLDFGKKLNLETFTDSGQNVIIKKPATKGFEDRKTVVLQSHLDMVHQKNNDTEFDFDKQGIDMYIDDDWVKANGTTLGADNGLGVATIMAILESKDIEHPALEALFTIDEETGMTGAKNLDQSVLKGDILLNLDTEEDDEIGIGCAGGIDITATRFYIEESIPENYQALKITVKGLNGGHSGMDIIKGLGNANKLLNRFLYLGHTKFQIRLASFVGGGLRNAIPRESEAVICINKDDINAFKEKFLSLVEAIKTEYKNLEPQLDISLIEVNQPEKVISADVQDLFIKSIYAIANGVYRMSPDIEGLVETSNNLAKIEAKNGKIEVMCLTRSSVESTKDDLANSISSSLDLAGFSVELSGDYPGWQPNTESDILKIVDHVYKKQNGEKANIAACHAGLECGILGSHYPEMDMISFGPTIRGAHSPDERASISSTQKFWKLTLEVLKQIPKK; encoded by the coding sequence ATGCAAACACCACTTCACAACTTAGAACCAAAACCCATTTGGAAAAACTTTGAAGCTATTAATGCTATTCCAAGAGCTTCAAAAAAAGAAGAGAAGATTATACAATTCATGCTTGATTTTGGAAAGAAGTTAAACCTTGAAACATTTACTGATTCTGGCCAAAATGTAATTATAAAAAAACCAGCCACAAAGGGTTTTGAAGATCGAAAAACCGTAGTCTTACAATCCCATTTAGACATGGTTCATCAAAAAAATAACGATACTGAATTTGACTTTGACAAACAAGGTATTGATATGTATATTGATGATGATTGGGTAAAAGCAAACGGCACAACCTTAGGTGCAGATAATGGTTTAGGCGTTGCCACAATCATGGCTATTTTAGAGTCTAAAGATATAGAACATCCAGCTCTAGAAGCCCTTTTTACCATAGATGAAGAAACTGGTATGACTGGTGCTAAAAATTTAGACCAATCGGTTTTAAAAGGCGATATATTACTTAACCTCGATACTGAAGAAGATGACGAGATTGGGATTGGCTGTGCAGGTGGTATAGATATTACTGCTACCCGATTTTACATAGAAGAATCTATTCCTGAAAACTATCAAGCTCTAAAAATCACTGTAAAAGGTTTAAACGGAGGCCACTCTGGAATGGACATCATCAAAGGTCTTGGCAATGCCAATAAATTATTAAACAGATTTTTATATCTCGGCCATACAAAATTTCAAATAAGATTAGCGTCTTTTGTTGGTGGCGGACTTCGAAATGCTATTCCTCGCGAAAGTGAAGCTGTAATATGTATCAATAAAGATGATATTAATGCGTTTAAAGAGAAGTTCTTAAGCTTAGTTGAAGCTATTAAAACAGAGTACAAAAATTTAGAACCTCAACTTGACATAAGCTTAATTGAAGTAAACCAACCTGAAAAAGTCATTAGTGCCGATGTACAAGATTTATTTATTAAATCTATCTACGCTATTGCTAATGGTGTGTACAGAATGAGTCCAGATATTGAAGGTTTAGTAGAAACCTCTAACAATCTAGCTAAAATTGAAGCCAAAAACGGTAAAATTGAAGTAATGTGCTTAACTCGCTCATCTGTAGAAAGTACAAAAGATGATTTAGCAAACTCGATTTCAAGTAGCCTAGACTTAGCTGGGTTTAGTGTAGAGTTATCAGGTGATTATCCTGGTTGGCAACCAAATACTGAGTCTGACATTTTAAAAATTGTAGACCACGTTTACAAAAAACAAAATGGCGAAAAAGCCAACATAGCAGCCTGTCACGCTGGTTTAGAATGTGGTATACTAGGAAGCCACTACCCTGAAATGGATATGATTTCATTTGGACCAACTATTCGAGGCGCACATTCACCCGATGAACGTGCTAGCATTTCAAGCACACAAAAATTTTGGAAACTTACACTTGAAGTTTTAAAACAAATTCCAAAAAAATAA
- a CDS encoding CD225/dispanin family protein encodes METTQPKRPSNHLVMAIITTILCCAPGLPAGIASIVFSTQVNKKYNEGDYEGAERASKNAKIAWIIALVLGLIGAISYIVFVFVIASDEGFREALEQELQRQQSLQNN; translated from the coding sequence ATGGAAACTACTCAACCTAAACGCCCAAGCAACCATTTGGTGATGGCAATCATAACAACGATTTTATGTTGTGCACCAGGCCTACCGGCTGGTATTGCAAGTATTGTGTTCTCAACACAGGTTAATAAAAAATATAACGAAGGTGATTATGAAGGTGCTGAAAGAGCATCTAAAAATGCTAAAATCGCTTGGATAATAGCCTTGGTTTTAGGCTTAATCGGCGCTATTTCTTACATTGTATTTGTATTTGTAATTGCTAGTGACGAAGGATTTAGAGAAGCCCTTGAACAAGAGCTACAAAGACAACAATCTTTACAAAATAACTAA